In Blastopirellula sp. J2-11, a single genomic region encodes these proteins:
- a CDS encoding tetratricopeptide repeat protein — MQRRILRSALWLLLFSPAILFAQENADANKPADAAPEAETGPAAQSSLLSVPKPVREAMQDRDYDRAIAAIDKAIAEKQGDPAYLTYLKGRAYFFAKKYKESIAVMTELTKRYPDSDWIRKARFAIGVAYARAGDYRAAELAYQAEAEYLISLQRKEEIAAIYLEFADAFFTPPADGKHPDYQRALAFYQKAAEIGPLRETNTRIQLQIARCYKQLNNPGQAIQLYQAFIKANDDDVLLLPARYELGEAYLQAGNRVEARRSWEDLLSLHGTSKSKLIPLAAFRLSETYGIPNPGNKDDRELGVASLKKFLATYPDHEKVASAHLRIVQSFLNQGRTEDALAAVDNFLQQEDLAKSDEYASAQYLKGLALARQKKFDDAIVAWRTYLQQHPTHGHWSEAQRQIINAEYAKGLDALEREDYDAARAAWGEFLVKYPIDERNRSIQNSFAEMLFAQKKYEEAIAAWRQVVSKYPQTEEASIAQYRVAQTLAENLNRLADAMVEYKKLTWGSHAGSAQQQIALLSNKSLSISTMRVYRSNETPRIGLKTRNLESVNVQIYKVDLETYFRKMHLATGVESLDIALIDPDSQFEHQVADYEKYRLFSQNVDVPLPGENEIKAGVMAITVSGKTQESTTLVLQSDLDMIVKSSRDEVFIFTQNMRTGKPWPGVKLLLSNGSEVFAEVETGADGVYQADRKELRDPADLRVFAIADGHIASSVVNLNGLGVAQGIARAGYLYTDRPAYRPGQLVHLKGIIRDAINDIYVVPAQRDYKLEVYDGRNRLVMEEEVELNDYGSFHSHLLLPTAAALGDYRMVVSHDKVRYEGAFVVHEYQLPSVFLTVESDRNVYYRGEKITGTIKAAYYYGAPVSGAEISYSLNGDRTLTGTTNDKGEVKFEFETRDFRQSQTLNLAVQLPAHSTATQQHFFLSAQGYTIAAKTVRPVYLAGETFEVDATVKDAEGKPIAKDLTLKVFQLLDAKGTREKQEKLIEEFPVTSDEKTGVIRKTLQLADGGDYRVRLEGVDRFDNVVSGQVAVKISGDEDSTRLRILADHHTLKSGEKATVKVHWREQPALALMTLEGAKILEYRLVQLKQGANELEIAVTSKLAPNFQMSLAVMIDPTKEQQDEEAPLRFHTATSPFTVERDLQIAMKIVGEGHKPGDKVKVNITTTNAAGQPVPAELSLALVEKALYERFPDRIPAIQRFFGGVARTFAMRTTATIEFCYHPQTSSIDHLLLAEEERLETLAREAETLSELGDRDFDGIALNNRDRASGFFDAPIVEAEAPASGSMSGSGGAFGGGGFGAAGMPQNGAYGANLFGNSIPELKNQTRQLQQMAGKPPAAPHESMQLSRQRFDQKDEKKRAQLSYSVESAAIALDDVFNPQQLAPSDWAELGSRREIQLLGVDGRYSNLNFSAELGQKWDSNIAGERLKKAAANGQKILVGIPAQETGFWDPAVMTDKQGKTTLEITLPERSTAWLLKSRGVTIDTLAGEAETEIAVSKSLFGELKTAAAFVDGDSAQIPVTVHNDLLDQGRITVTLKTTIGAKTQTETKTLDVTKKGIFDLEFPIRFALPIAGKADGEPGAKIEFSLQVSAGETVDQQLAIVPLLPAGMPVYAIASGTSASSTSAFVQRPQKMPWTSPRMQIVIGPTVQQTLLDALNANPTLRQLESQRFAAGIDSNTSDLMAAIALQQLMSKGRDAANPQMQSLDETIRRQLRAVTAAQKDDGAWNWAGPSGAGNAYTSSRAMWSLTLARNAGYRVDNGVFDRGLTYLKNQLTLLAVGDYESRVILLHALTAAGNEDFPLANQLYRNRNSLSTAGLTYLALTFAEMNRKETAGEIIALAKQKLNGGGAKPLSWNSAEVETRGLYALCLYKMAPQQEELRKEVEWLMQHRCGSRWTPEKAVGPIMLAVCGYNATKQLAADAYDLTVIVNDKPLKTLKFDANSTTQTLEVPVESLTNKEKETIRFELNGRGEFSYECVLAGFVAADKLENTVKDWTVRRYYTPAPLEFDGRPIPSGFGLLTGGYSSFRNHMTQLPAAKKGHVTLEMWRSSVPSGSRDQQLPYLIAYEPLPSGVRVDEKSVTGPFERFEIQPGGILFYLGGNRGLGSIHFDIIGSIPGDYQGLPTVLRDAYHLDDMVVAKSQTLKVLPLGGKSDDKYRLTPLELYELGRLKFEKHDFAGAHQNLTELFSNWNLQTNYFQQTIRMLLDISLEQSNAAEAVRYFEIVIEKYPELEIPFAKLMKIGKAYHEIGEYERSYLVYRATVQASFMVESQVAGFLQDQNEFLRSVEVMTALLQNSPPEPYVATADYALAQQVFAKAPEAAQDPQLREKHINRVTLVRRSLGMLENFLTAHPEDPSADQAAFSLATGLIELDAYQQAISVCGDYTRRYDDSNFLSSYWYITGFCHFALGQHEKALQMCEQVAQYKRPATLSGSRQLAEENKWRAVYIMGQIHHALGQAAAAITDYEKVKDRFVDAAQSIDYFLHKQIALEDVTTFTPEEPVQVKLNFRNIAACDVNVYRIDLMKFGLLRRNLQQITAINLAGIRPYHEEKVELGDGKDYRDRTKELKLPLQEEGAYLVVCRGENLHASGLVLISPLKVEVQEEIESGRVRATIRNVKTDAYVADVHVKVIGSANNEFTSGDTDLRGVFVADGIQGRSTILAEAEEGEYAFYRGEKSIGNVPMPVPSAQPQAPNASGDGQQQGGQQSGGSSKAKLNDELLRGIRAGNGMIQEEQRKNLDNYYRNDVKEGIQNFKF, encoded by the coding sequence ATGCAACGCCGGATTCTTCGCTCTGCTCTTTGGTTGCTCCTCTTCTCTCCTGCGATTCTCTTCGCCCAAGAGAACGCTGATGCAAACAAACCGGCAGACGCGGCCCCAGAAGCGGAAACCGGACCCGCCGCGCAATCGAGCCTGTTGTCAGTTCCCAAACCGGTTCGCGAAGCGATGCAAGATCGCGACTACGACCGTGCGATCGCCGCCATCGACAAGGCGATCGCCGAAAAGCAAGGAGATCCGGCGTACCTGACCTATCTGAAGGGTCGAGCCTATTTCTTCGCAAAGAAGTACAAAGAATCGATTGCGGTGATGACCGAATTGACCAAGCGCTATCCCGATAGCGATTGGATACGGAAGGCCCGCTTTGCGATCGGCGTCGCCTATGCGCGTGCCGGAGACTATCGCGCCGCCGAACTCGCTTACCAGGCCGAAGCCGAATATCTGATCTCGCTCCAGCGAAAAGAAGAGATCGCCGCGATCTATTTAGAGTTCGCCGACGCCTTCTTTACTCCCCCCGCGGACGGCAAGCATCCAGACTATCAACGTGCGCTTGCGTTCTATCAAAAAGCGGCTGAGATCGGCCCGCTGCGCGAAACCAATACCCGTATCCAACTGCAAATCGCCCGCTGCTACAAACAGCTGAACAACCCCGGTCAGGCGATTCAACTCTACCAGGCCTTTATCAAAGCGAATGACGATGACGTGCTGCTTTTGCCGGCTCGCTACGAACTAGGCGAAGCCTATCTGCAGGCCGGCAATCGAGTCGAAGCGCGGCGCAGTTGGGAAGATCTACTTTCGTTGCACGGCACATCCAAGTCCAAACTTATTCCGCTCGCCGCTTTCCGCCTGTCCGAGACCTATGGAATCCCGAATCCCGGCAACAAAGATGACCGGGAACTGGGAGTCGCGTCGCTGAAGAAGTTTTTGGCGACCTATCCCGATCATGAGAAAGTCGCATCCGCCCATTTGCGAATCGTGCAAAGCTTTCTAAATCAAGGGCGAACCGAAGATGCGCTCGCTGCGGTCGACAACTTCTTACAGCAGGAAGATCTGGCGAAAAGCGACGAATATGCATCTGCCCAATATCTCAAGGGTCTCGCCCTGGCTCGGCAAAAGAAGTTTGACGATGCGATCGTCGCTTGGCGGACTTATCTGCAACAGCATCCCACACACGGCCACTGGAGCGAAGCGCAGCGTCAAATTATCAACGCCGAATACGCGAAAGGACTCGACGCGCTGGAGCGTGAAGATTATGACGCCGCCCGAGCCGCTTGGGGTGAATTCCTAGTGAAGTACCCGATCGACGAGCGGAATCGCTCGATCCAAAACAGCTTTGCCGAGATGCTCTTCGCCCAAAAGAAGTATGAAGAAGCGATCGCCGCCTGGCGCCAGGTCGTCTCGAAGTACCCGCAGACCGAGGAAGCTTCGATCGCTCAGTATCGCGTCGCACAAACGCTGGCCGAAAATCTAAATCGCCTGGCCGATGCGATGGTCGAATACAAAAAGTTGACCTGGGGTTCGCACGCCGGCTCCGCTCAGCAGCAAATTGCGCTGTTGTCGAACAAATCGCTTTCGATCAGCACCATGCGCGTTTATCGCAGCAACGAAACTCCCCGCATCGGCCTGAAGACGCGCAATCTAGAGTCGGTCAATGTGCAGATTTACAAGGTCGATCTTGAGACCTACTTCCGCAAGATGCACCTGGCGACCGGCGTCGAATCGCTGGACATCGCGCTGATCGATCCCGATTCGCAGTTTGAGCATCAAGTGGCCGACTATGAAAAATACCGTCTATTTTCCCAGAATGTCGATGTTCCGCTGCCAGGCGAGAACGAGATCAAAGCCGGCGTGATGGCGATCACCGTCAGCGGCAAGACCCAAGAATCGACCACGTTGGTGCTGCAGAGCGATCTCGACATGATCGTGAAAAGCTCGCGAGACGAGGTCTTTATTTTCACCCAAAACATGCGGACCGGCAAACCTTGGCCCGGCGTCAAGTTGCTTCTCTCCAACGGCAGCGAAGTCTTCGCCGAAGTCGAAACCGGCGCCGACGGCGTTTACCAGGCCGATCGCAAAGAGTTGCGTGATCCGGCCGATTTACGCGTCTTCGCCATCGCTGACGGCCATATCGCGTCGAGCGTCGTCAATCTGAACGGCCTAGGCGTCGCGCAAGGGATTGCTCGTGCTGGTTATCTCTATACCGATCGGCCCGCCTATCGTCCTGGCCAATTGGTTCACCTGAAAGGAATCATTCGCGACGCGATCAATGACATCTATGTCGTTCCAGCCCAGCGGGACTACAAGCTGGAGGTCTATGACGGCCGCAACCGGCTGGTGATGGAAGAAGAGGTCGAGCTGAACGACTATGGTTCGTTCCATTCGCACCTACTTCTGCCGACGGCGGCGGCGCTCGGCGACTACCGGATGGTCGTCTCTCACGACAAGGTTCGGTACGAAGGGGCGTTCGTCGTCCATGAATATCAGCTTCCTTCCGTCTTCTTGACGGTCGAGTCGGATCGCAATGTTTACTACCGCGGCGAAAAGATCACCGGCACGATCAAAGCGGCGTACTACTACGGGGCTCCCGTCTCCGGCGCCGAGATTTCCTATTCCCTCAACGGCGATCGAACGCTGACCGGCACAACCAACGATAAGGGAGAAGTGAAGTTCGAATTTGAAACGCGTGATTTCCGCCAATCGCAAACGCTCAACCTGGCGGTCCAGCTGCCGGCCCATTCGACCGCAACGCAACAACACTTTTTCCTCTCGGCCCAAGGATATACGATCGCCGCCAAGACGGTTCGCCCTGTCTACCTGGCCGGCGAAACGTTTGAAGTCGATGCGACGGTCAAAGACGCCGAAGGGAAACCGATCGCCAAAGACCTGACGCTGAAGGTCTTTCAATTGCTCGACGCCAAAGGGACGCGCGAAAAACAAGAAAAGCTGATCGAAGAGTTTCCGGTCACCAGCGACGAGAAAACCGGCGTCATCCGTAAAACGCTGCAGTTAGCCGACGGCGGCGACTATCGCGTTCGTCTGGAAGGAGTCGATCGCTTCGATAACGTTGTCTCAGGTCAGGTCGCGGTGAAGATTTCAGGCGATGAAGATTCGACCCGGCTCCGAATCCTGGCCGATCATCACACGCTGAAGTCGGGCGAAAAAGCGACCGTGAAAGTCCACTGGCGCGAACAACCGGCCCTGGCGCTGATGACGCTGGAAGGCGCCAAAATCTTGGAGTATCGCCTGGTTCAACTGAAACAAGGCGCCAACGAACTCGAGATCGCCGTCACTTCCAAACTGGCGCCCAATTTTCAAATGTCGTTGGCGGTGATGATCGATCCGACGAAGGAGCAACAGGACGAAGAAGCCCCGCTCCGTTTCCACACGGCGACTAGTCCCTTTACCGTGGAACGTGATCTTCAGATCGCGATGAAAATCGTGGGCGAAGGCCATAAGCCCGGCGACAAGGTCAAAGTCAATATCACCACCACCAACGCCGCCGGCCAACCGGTTCCGGCCGAGCTAAGTCTTGCGTTGGTCGAGAAAGCGCTCTACGAACGTTTCCCCGACCGAATCCCAGCGATTCAGCGCTTCTTCGGCGGCGTCGCACGCACGTTTGCGATGCGGACGACGGCGACGATCGAGTTCTGCTATCACCCGCAAACCAGTTCGATCGATCACTTATTGTTGGCCGAAGAAGAACGACTGGAAACGCTGGCCCGCGAAGCGGAAACCTTGTCGGAACTAGGCGATCGCGACTTTGACGGCATCGCCCTGAATAACCGCGACCGGGCAAGCGGCTTTTTTGACGCCCCCATCGTAGAAGCGGAAGCCCCCGCCAGCGGATCCATGTCAGGCAGTGGAGGCGCATTCGGCGGCGGCGGTTTCGGGGCTGCGGGTATGCCGCAGAATGGAGCCTATGGCGCCAACCTCTTTGGCAACTCAATTCCTGAGTTAAAAAACCAAACTCGCCAGCTCCAACAAATGGCTGGAAAGCCGCCAGCCGCGCCCCATGAATCGATGCAACTGTCTCGCCAACGCTTTGATCAAAAGGATGAAAAGAAACGTGCTCAACTATCCTACTCCGTCGAATCAGCGGCGATCGCCCTCGACGATGTTTTCAATCCCCAGCAACTGGCGCCGAGCGACTGGGCCGAACTTGGTTCTCGCCGAGAAATTCAACTGCTAGGAGTCGACGGGCGTTATTCCAATCTCAACTTCTCCGCCGAATTGGGCCAAAAATGGGACAGCAACATCGCCGGGGAACGACTGAAAAAAGCGGCCGCAAACGGTCAAAAAATCTTAGTCGGCATCCCTGCCCAAGAGACCGGTTTTTGGGATCCAGCTGTCATGACCGACAAACAAGGAAAGACAACCCTCGAAATCACTTTGCCCGAACGATCGACCGCGTGGTTGTTGAAATCACGCGGCGTGACGATCGATACGCTTGCTGGGGAAGCGGAAACCGAAATCGCGGTCAGCAAATCGCTGTTTGGCGAATTGAAAACCGCCGCGGCGTTTGTGGATGGAGATTCGGCCCAGATTCCGGTCACCGTTCACAATGATCTGCTCGACCAGGGAAGGATCACCGTCACCCTGAAGACGACAATCGGCGCCAAAACGCAAACCGAGACCAAAACGCTCGACGTGACCAAGAAGGGAATCTTCGACCTCGAATTCCCAATTCGTTTCGCGTTGCCTATCGCCGGCAAAGCAGATGGTGAGCCCGGCGCCAAAATCGAATTCTCGCTCCAGGTTTCCGCCGGCGAGACAGTCGATCAACAGTTAGCGATCGTGCCGCTATTGCCGGCCGGGATGCCGGTCTATGCGATCGCTTCCGGTACGTCGGCCAGCAGTACTTCCGCCTTCGTGCAGCGTCCGCAAAAAATGCCGTGGACCAGTCCGCGAATGCAGATCGTAATCGGTCCAACGGTCCAGCAGACGTTGCTCGACGCGCTCAACGCGAATCCCACGCTCAGACAACTCGAAAGCCAACGCTTCGCGGCCGGTATTGACTCCAACACCAGCGACCTGATGGCCGCGATCGCGCTGCAGCAACTGATGAGCAAAGGGCGCGACGCCGCGAACCCGCAGATGCAATCGTTGGACGAAACGATCCGCCGCCAACTGCGAGCCGTGACCGCCGCTCAAAAGGACGACGGGGCCTGGAATTGGGCAGGACCTTCCGGCGCTGGAAACGCCTACACTTCGTCCCGCGCCATGTGGAGTCTGACGTTGGCTCGCAACGCCGGCTATCGTGTCGACAACGGAGTGTTTGATCGCGGCCTGACTTATCTGAAAAACCAACTAACGCTATTAGCGGTGGGAGACTACGAAAGTCGCGTCATCCTCTTGCACGCGTTGACGGCGGCCGGCAACGAAGACTTTCCGCTGGCCAATCAGCTTTACCGCAACCGCAATTCGCTCTCAACGGCGGGGCTCACCTACTTGGCCCTTACCTTCGCCGAGATGAATCGCAAAGAGACCGCCGGCGAAATTATCGCGTTGGCGAAACAAAAACTGAACGGCGGCGGCGCCAAGCCGTTGTCGTGGAACTCGGCGGAAGTCGAGACCCGCGGACTGTATGCGTTGTGCTTGTACAAAATGGCGCCGCAGCAGGAAGAACTGCGAAAAGAAGTCGAGTGGTTGATGCAGCATCGCTGCGGTTCGCGCTGGACGCCAGAAAAAGCGGTTGGCCCCATTATGTTAGCCGTCTGCGGATACAACGCGACCAAGCAGTTAGCCGCCGACGCCTACGACTTGACCGTGATCGTGAATGACAAACCGCTGAAAACGTTGAAGTTTGACGCCAACTCGACGACGCAAACGCTCGAAGTTCCGGTCGAATCGCTGACGAATAAAGAAAAAGAGACCATACGTTTTGAACTGAATGGCCGCGGCGAATTCTCCTACGAATGCGTGCTGGCCGGTTTTGTCGCCGCCGACAAGCTGGAAAACACGGTCAAAGACTGGACGGTCCGCCGCTACTACACGCCGGCGCCGCTTGAGTTTGACGGTCGTCCAATCCCCAGTGGATTTGGCTTGCTAACTGGTGGCTATTCCAGCTTCCGCAATCACATGACGCAGCTTCCGGCCGCCAAAAAAGGGCACGTTACGCTCGAAATGTGGCGCAGCAGCGTCCCCAGCGGCTCGCGCGATCAACAACTGCCGTATCTGATCGCCTATGAGCCGCTCCCCTCCGGCGTTCGTGTCGATGAGAAATCGGTGACCGGACCGTTCGAGCGATTCGAGATCCAACCCGGCGGCATCTTGTTCTATCTCGGCGGCAATCGCGGCTTAGGTTCGATCCACTTCGATATCATCGGCTCGATCCCCGGCGACTATCAAGGTCTGCCGACCGTACTGCGCGACGCTTATCACCTGGATGATATGGTCGTCGCCAAATCGCAAACGCTAAAAGTTTTGCCGCTCGGAGGCAAGAGCGACGATAAATACCGCCTGACTCCGCTTGAACTGTATGAGTTGGGGCGGCTGAAGTTTGAAAAACATGACTTTGCCGGCGCTCATCAGAACTTGACCGAACTTTTCAGCAACTGGAATCTGCAGACCAACTACTTCCAGCAGACGATTCGCATGCTGCTCGACATTAGTCTCGAACAAAGCAATGCGGCCGAGGCCGTCCGCTACTTTGAGATCGTCATCGAGAAATATCCGGAGCTCGAGATTCCCTTCGCCAAGCTGATGAAGATCGGCAAAGCGTATCACGAAATCGGCGAGTATGAACGTAGCTACCTCGTCTATCGCGCCACGGTCCAAGCCAGCTTTATGGTCGAAAGTCAGGTCGCAGGCTTCCTGCAGGATCAAAACGAGTTTCTCCGCAGCGTCGAAGTAATGACTGCGCTGCTGCAAAACTCACCTCCAGAACCTTACGTCGCGACCGCCGATTACGCGCTCGCGCAACAAGTCTTCGCCAAGGCCCCAGAAGCGGCCCAAGATCCGCAATTGCGTGAAAAGCATATCAACCGCGTCACGCTTGTTCGGCGTTCGCTGGGGATGTTGGAGAATTTTCTGACCGCTCATCCTGAAGATCCGTCGGCCGATCAAGCCGCCTTCTCACTGGCGACCGGCCTGATTGAATTGGACGCCTACCAACAAGCGATTTCGGTCTGCGGCGACTACACGCGTCGCTATGACGACAGCAATTTCCTAAGCAGCTACTGGTACATCACCGGCTTCTGCCATTTTGCGTTGGGACAACACGAGAAAGCGCTCCAAATGTGCGAACAGGTCGCCCAGTACAAGCGCCCGGCGACCCTTTCCGGCAGCCGCCAATTGGCGGAGGAAAACAAATGGCGCGCCGTCTATATCATGGGGCAAATCCATCACGCCTTGGGTCAGGCCGCCGCGGCGATTACCGATTACGAAAAGGTGAAGGATCGCTTTGTCGACGCCGCCCAGTCGATCGACTACTTCCTGCACAAACAGATCGCGTTGGAAGATGTGACGACCTTCACGCCGGAAGAACCGGTCCAAGTGAAGCTTAATTTTCGCAACATCGCGGCGTGCGACGTCAACGTCTATCGCATCGACCTGATGAAGTTCGGACTGTTGCGGCGCAATTTGCAGCAGATTACGGCGATCAATCTGGCCGGAATTCGACCCTACCATGAAGAAAAAGTGGAGCTCGGAGACGGCAAAGATTATCGCGATCGGACGAAAGAACTGAAGTTGCCCCTCCAGGAAGAAGGCGCCTACTTGGTGGTTTGCCGTGGTGAAAACCTGCACGCCAGCGGATTGGTGTTGATCTCGCCGTTGAAGGTCGAAGTGCAGGAAGAAATCGAATCGGGCCGCGTTCGCGCGACGATTCGCAACGTCAAAACCGACGCCTACGTCGCCGATGTCCACGTCAAAGTGATCGGCTCCGCCAACAACGAGTTCACCTCAGGCGACACCGACCTCCGCGGCGTCTTCGTTGCCGACGGCATCCAAGGACGCTCCACAATCCTGGCCGAAGCCGAGGAGGGAGAATACGCGTTCTACCGTGGTGAAAAATCAATCGGCAATGTGCCGATGCCGGTTCCTTCCGCGCAGCCGCAAGCGCCCAACGCCAGTGGCGACGGCCAGCAACAGGGAGGTCAGCAGAGCGGCGGCAGTTCCAAAGCCAAGCTTAATGACGAACTGCTCCGCGGCATCCGCGCCGGTAACGGCATGATCCAGGAAGAGCAACGCAAGAACTTGGACAACTACTACCGCAACGATGTCAAAGAGGGGATTCAGAACTTCAAGTTCTAA
- a CDS encoding anti-sigma factor family protein has protein sequence MSTPQDNNMVPVEDAEQQLVAYLDGELSDDERIVVEARLADDYDYRLRLQRLERAWDMLDSLPRVEASDQFVHTTVEMISVAASQELETIQVRQKSRSWRIAAITGAAALAAAVFGFAWISQSATRQNEELLTELPLIENMDRYQKVDEVEFLERLRSEGLFVSEVDDGV, from the coding sequence ATGAGTACGCCGCAAGACAACAACATGGTTCCCGTAGAAGACGCCGAGCAGCAGCTGGTCGCGTATCTCGACGGCGAGCTCTCTGACGACGAGCGAATCGTCGTCGAGGCCCGTCTGGCCGACGATTACGACTATCGGCTCCGATTGCAGCGGCTGGAGCGCGCCTGGGATATGCTCGATTCGCTGCCGCGGGTCGAAGCGAGCGATCAGTTTGTGCATACCACGGTCGAAATGATCTCGGTCGCCGCATCGCAAGAGCTCGAAACCATCCAAGTCCGCCAAAAGTCGCGCTCTTGGCGAATCGCTGCGATCACCGGCGCCGCAGCGCTGGCCGCCGCCGTGTTTGGATTTGCCTGGATCAGCCAGTCCGCAACCCGCCAAAACGAAGAACTGCTGACCGAATTGCCGCTGATCGAGAATATGGACCGCTACCAGAAAGTGGACGAAGTCGAATTCCTGGAACGCCTTCGCAGTGAGGGCCTGTTCGTCTCGGAGGTGGATGATGGCGTTTAA